A region from the Alnus glutinosa chromosome 5, dhAlnGlut1.1, whole genome shotgun sequence genome encodes:
- the LOC133868192 gene encoding probable LRR receptor-like serine/threonine-protein kinase At1g07650: MACQPCIPTTCLCFTMLILLFMCMGANKVVQAQVGRLPDDEVEALREIATQLGKKDWNFSVNPCNDSSWITPPLAERPLYNNTVNCNCSYPDGVCHVVSIFLKGQDLTGTLPPALVKLSKLKAMDLNRNYLSGTIPREWASTKLEYLAISANNLSGRIDYLGKITTIKILSIESNLFSGPVPPDLGNLVDLETLVLNANNLTGELPATLTKLTKLKELRISSNNFTGRMPDFFQSWKQLQELEIQASGLEGPIPPSISVLINLTELRISDLLGEGSPFPPLRNMTSLENLMLRSCNISGPIPAYISELAQLTRLDLSFNRLEGSIPDFGVLTRLDTIYLTGNVLDGPIPDWIKSRDSRYQIDLSYNNFSSSSAPNTCPDTLNLFRSFSGLDNSILTECLKNNPCSKDQYSLHINCGGRATTIGDIKYEEDLDPGGSAKFVHMTDGTWGFSSTGFFEDASSTSKDYIAENVSKLGMNDSLLYMNARLSPLSLTYYARCLANGNYTVKLHFAEIILRDNRSFYGVGRRMFDVYIQNELVLKDFDIEKEAHGVDKAVIRNFTAIVKNKTLEIRFYWAGKGTKNIPKRGKYGTLISAITIHSDFNPPDAEKKMQRKKKIFLAVGTAVLVSSLVFMILGILRWKGYLGGKTSREQELKGLDLQTGFFTFRQIKVATNNFHSANKLGEGGFGSVYKGTLLEGTIIAVKQLSSKSKQGNREFVNEIGMISGLQHPNLVRLYGCCIERNQLLLVYEYMENNSLAHALFGPEEGDMKLDWPTRHKICVGIARGLTFLHEESPLKIVHRDIKTTNVLLDRDLNPKISDFGLAKLDEEENTHISTRVAGTIGYMAPEYALWGYLTYKADVYSFGIVALEIVAGKNNMKFRPNEDFVCLLDWALVLQQKGNLMELVDPKLGSNFSKEEAVRIIKVALLCTNPSPALRPTMSAVVSMLEGRTVVHELIMDPSIYGDELRFKALRDQFDQILGGSSSGTQSVIQSSDATWIGSSATLSNRS, encoded by the exons ATGGCATGCCAGCCTTGTATTCCAACGACCTGcttatgttttactatgcttatACTGCTGTTCATGTGCATGGGAGCAAACAAAGTCGTCCAAGCACAAGTTGGGCGTCTTCCGGATGATGAAG TGGAAGCCCTTCGCGAAATAGCTACGCAACTGGGGAAGAAAGACTGGAATTTCAGTGTAAATCCATGCAATGACTCAAGCTGGATAACACCACCTTTAGCTGAGAGGCCATTGTACAACAATACTGTCAACTGCAATTGCTCCTACCCTGATGGTGTATGCCACGTGGTTAGCAT ATTTCTTAAAGGGCAGGATCTTACTGGTACACTTCCACCAGCATTGGTGAAGCTATCCAAACTTAAGGCAAT GGATCTCAATAGGAACTACCTTAGTGGTACAATACCAAGAGAATGGGCTTCTACAAAGTTGGAATATCT GGCCATCAGTGCAAACAACTTATCAGGACGTATTGACTACTTGGGAAAGATTACCACTATTAAAATTCT GAGCATAGAGAGCAACCTGTTTTCTGGGCCTGTTCCCCCTGACCTTGGGAACTTGGTGGACTTGGAGACACT CGTTCTTAATGCTAACAATCTCACGGGAGAGTTGCCTGCCACTCTCACTAAACTGACCAAATTGAAAGAACT TAGGATCAGCAGTAACAACTTCACTGGCAGAATGCCTGACTTCTTTCAAAGCTGGAAACAGCTTCAGgaatt AGAGATCCAAGCTAGTGGTCTTGAGGGGCCTATTCCTCCTAGCATTTCTGTCTTGATTAATTTGACCGAGCT AAGGATTAGTGACTTACTAGGAGAGGGTTCACCTTTTCCACCATTACGAAACATGACAAGCCTGGAAAACTT GATGTTGAGGAGTTGTAATATTTCTGGACCAATCCCTGCATATATCTCAGAACTGGCACAGCTGACAAGATT agATCTCAGCTTCAACAGATTGGAAGGAAGCATTCCAGATTTCGGAGTTCTAACACGCTTGGACACCAT ATATTTGACGGGAAACGTGCTCGATGGGCCTATTCCAGATTGGATCAAGAGCAGAGATAGCCGCTA TCAAATAGACCTAtcttataataatttttcctCGAGCTCTGCACCAAATACTTGTCCAGACACCCT AAATTTGTTCAGAAGCTTTTCGGGATTGGACAATTC AATACTTACAGAATGTTTGAAGAATAATCCGTGTTCAAAAG ATCAGTACTCATTGCATATAAATTGTGGTGGAAGGGCAACCACCATTGGAGACATCAAGTATGAAGAAGATTTAGATCCGGGAGGTTCAGCAAAATTTGTTCACATGACAGATGGTACTTGGGGCTTTAGTAGCACAGGATTTTTTGAGGATGCTAGTAGTACCTCAAAGGACTACATAGCAGAAAATGTATCCAAGCTTGGAATGAATGACTCCCTATTATACATGAATGCACgtctctctcctctttctctAACATATTATGCGCGCTGCTTGGCAAATGGAAATTATACTGTGAAACTTCATTTTGCTGAGATAATACTTCGAGACAACAGATCTTTTTACGGTGTCGGAAGACGGATGTTTGATGTTTATATACAG AATGAATTGGTGCTGaaggattttgatattgaaaagGAAGCACATGGAGTTGACAAAGCAGTCATTAGGAATTTTACAGCCATTGTTAAGAATAAAACTTTGGAGATTCGCTTTTATTGGGCCGGGAAAGGGACAAAAAATATCCCAAAGAGAGGAAAATATGGAACTCTTATATCAGCTATCACCATACACTCTG ATTTCAATCCTCCCGATGCAGAGAAAAAAAtgcagagaaaaaagaagatatttcTTGCGGTTGGAACTGCAGTTTTAGTGTCGAGCCTTGTTTTCATGATTTTAGGAATTCTTCGATGGAAAGGCTATTTAGGAGGCAAGACATCAAGGGAACAAG AGCTGAAAGGATTAGATTTGCAAACTGGTTTTTTCACCTTCAGACAAATTAAAGTTGCCACAAACAATTTTCACTCTGCAAACAAGCTTGGGGAAGGTGGCTTTGGATCTGTATACAAG GGCACATTATTAGAAGGTACCATAATTGCCGTTAAGCAACTTTCTTCTAAATCAAAGCAAGGAAATCGAGAGTTCGTGAATGAAATAGGAATGATCTCTGGTTTACAACATCCGAATCTTGTTAGACTATATGGATGTTGTATTGAACGAAATCAATTATTGTTGGTATATGAATACATGGAAAACAATAGCCTTGCACATGCTTTGTTTG GTCCAGAGGAAGGTGATATGAAATTGGATTGGCCTACAAGGCATAAAATATGTGTTGGTATAGCAAGAGGACTAACTTTCTTGCATGAGGAATCACCATTGAAAATTGTTCATAGGGACATCAAAACTACTAATGTACTTCTGGATAGGGaccttaaccctaagatttCTGATTTTGGGTTGGCCAAGCTTGACGAAGAGGAGAACACCCACATTAGCACCCGTGTTGCAGGAACTAT AGGATACATGGCACCAGAATATGCATTATGGGGGTATTTAACATATAAAGCGGATGTATATAGTTTTGGAATTGTTGCATTGGAAATTGTCGCTGGGAAGAATAACATGAAATTTCGACCTAATGAGGATTTTGTGTGCCTTCTAGATTGG GCCCTTGTTTTACAACAAAAAGGGAACTTGATGGAGTTGGTGGATCCAAAGTTGGGGTCTAACTTCAGTAAAGAAGAGGCAGTAAGAATCATTAAAGTAGCTCTATTATGTACTAATCCATCGCCAGCACTTCGACCCACAATGTCTGCAGTAGTGAGCATGCTTGAAGGCCGTACTGTTGTTCATGAGCTGATCATGGATCCAAGTATATATGGCGATGAGTTGAGATTTAAGGCTTTAAGAGACCAGTTTGATCAGATCCTAGGAGGGAGCTCAAGTGGCACTCAAAGTGTCATTCAATCATCAGATGCCACATGGATTGGCTCCTCTGCTACGTTATCAAATCGATCTTAA